The following are encoded together in the Jannaschia sp. M317 genome:
- a CDS encoding DUF2933 domain-containing protein, with protein MKRLAGLNLMNLGMMACCIVMLAPVAAFFLLGGTITGAASLAAAFAPLVLCLAVHGAMFLLMGRSCHGKADDDTLAVREGETDIPAVARRPLTAQSELA; from the coding sequence ATGAAGCGACTGGCCGGACTGAACCTGATGAACCTTGGGATGATGGCGTGCTGCATCGTGATGCTGGCACCCGTCGCGGCGTTCTTCCTGCTCGGCGGGACGATCACCGGCGCGGCGAGCCTGGCCGCGGCCTTCGCGCCGCTTGTCCTCTGTCTTGCGGTACACGGGGCGATGTTCCTACTGATGGGGCGGTCCTGCCATGGCAAGGCGGACGACGATACTTTGGCAGTGCGCGAGGGTGAGACCGACATCCCGGCGGTGGCGCGGCGGCCTTTGACGGCGCAGTCAGAACTGGCCTGA
- a CDS encoding TolC family protein: MNARRRLTAGLAVAALLGGCATPAAFGPAQERAGFASVFGTSKKATGADTVWLQTPAEIAANSERVAAIVRGKTISADTAVQVALLNNRALQAAYAEISISAAEAWQTALLPNPTLHLGVLGIGAPSLNGYRVIEGGVAASLIALTTRKQRSRIADIRFRQAQLAAASETLSMAAEARRAWIEAVAAFEASALLGRAQETAAAGAELAQQLGATGALNRAGQARELAFAAELEAQRARARLDAELAKERLTRVMGLSGADLRYFVPDALPGLPRLAARESLEAEALAARVDLAAAALELEAVAQQYRLDDRTRVLSDIDLAFGVEIEREEDGAVETNETIGLDAEIALEIPVFDNGAARLRRGEAAYMRAAHLLALKAVEVRSEAREAHVALVGAHRIARQWEGRVLPLRRTVEEEALLSYNGMITSTFDLLADTRARLDASLAAAAARADYFMAEANVTAALYGGGAMAPAGGGSAEAPAAADPGH; encoded by the coding sequence ATGAACGCCCGCCGCAGACTGACCGCCGGCCTCGCCGTCGCGGCGCTGCTGGGCGGCTGCGCCACCCCGGCCGCCTTCGGACCCGCGCAGGAGCGGGCGGGCTTCGCCTCGGTGTTCGGCACCTCGAAGAAGGCGACCGGAGCGGACACGGTGTGGCTTCAGACCCCCGCTGAGATCGCGGCCAACTCCGAGCGCGTCGCCGCGATCGTGCGGGGCAAGACCATCTCGGCCGATACGGCCGTGCAGGTTGCGCTGCTGAACAACCGCGCGCTTCAGGCCGCCTATGCGGAGATCAGCATCTCCGCCGCGGAGGCATGGCAGACGGCGCTCCTGCCCAACCCGACCCTGCATCTGGGCGTGTTGGGCATCGGCGCCCCGTCGCTGAACGGCTACCGGGTGATCGAGGGCGGCGTCGCCGCGAGCCTGATCGCCCTGACGACCCGCAAGCAGCGGAGCCGGATCGCCGATATCCGCTTCCGGCAGGCACAGCTGGCCGCGGCCTCCGAAACCCTGAGCATGGCCGCCGAGGCCCGGCGCGCCTGGATCGAAGCGGTTGCGGCCTTCGAGGCGTCGGCCCTTCTGGGTCGGGCGCAGGAGACGGCTGCGGCCGGGGCAGAGTTGGCGCAGCAACTGGGCGCGACCGGCGCGCTCAACCGTGCGGGTCAGGCCCGCGAACTGGCCTTCGCCGCCGAGCTGGAAGCGCAACGCGCGCGGGCGCGGCTGGACGCGGAGCTCGCCAAGGAGCGGCTGACGCGGGTGATGGGCCTGTCGGGCGCGGACCTGCGCTATTTCGTGCCCGATGCGCTGCCGGGGCTGCCCCGCCTGGCCGCGCGCGAGAGCCTGGAGGCCGAGGCGCTGGCGGCGCGGGTGGATCTGGCCGCCGCGGCGCTGGAGCTCGAGGCGGTCGCGCAGCAGTACCGGCTCGACGACCGGACGCGCGTGCTGTCGGACATCGACCTGGCGTTCGGCGTCGAGATCGAGCGCGAGGAGGACGGCGCCGTCGAGACCAACGAGACCATCGGCCTCGACGCCGAGATCGCGCTGGAGATCCCCGTCTTCGACAACGGCGCGGCGCGGCTGCGCCGGGGCGAGGCGGCCTACATGCGCGCCGCGCATCTGCTGGCGCTGAAGGCCGTCGAGGTGCGCTCCGAAGCGCGCGAGGCGCATGTCGCGCTGGTCGGCGCGCATCGCATCGCGCGGCAATGGGAGGGCCGCGTCCTGCCACTGCGCCGCACCGTCGAGGAGGAGGCGCTGCTGAGCTATAACGGCATGATCACCTCCACCTTCGATCTGCTGGCCGACACGCGTGCGCGCCTCGACGCGAGCCTCGCGGCCGCGGCCGCGCGCGCCGACTACTTCATGGCGGAGGCCAACGTGACGGCCGCGCTCTACGGCGGCGGGGCCATGGCACCCGCCGGTGGCGGCAGCGCCGAAGCGCCTGCCGCGGCAGACCCTGGACATTGA
- a CDS encoding plastocyanin/azurin family copper-binding protein, producing MKKTLILLAMSGTLAAPALASQYHLGQHEGPALHSASIPIGYPGAPVLIDRTIKISMADAPDGAMSFDVGFIDIRRGETIRLVLTNDGAQPHDFVMASPEEIADHREAMRGAGEMIHEAGYAAQVAPGAVRTLVWTFANEGEFAFACLIPGHYEAGMNGRLTVE from the coding sequence ATGAAGAAGACACTGATCCTCCTCGCCATGTCCGGGACGCTCGCCGCCCCAGCCTTGGCGTCGCAATACCATCTCGGACAGCATGAGGGTCCGGCCCTCCATTCCGCCTCGATACCGATCGGCTACCCGGGCGCACCGGTTCTGATCGACCGCACGATAAAGATATCAATGGCGGATGCGCCGGACGGGGCGATGTCCTTCGACGTCGGATTCATCGACATCCGTCGCGGTGAGACGATCCGTCTCGTCCTGACGAACGACGGCGCACAGCCTCATGACTTCGTCATGGCGAGCCCCGAGGAGATCGCCGATCACCGCGAAGCGATGCGCGGCGCGGGCGAGATGATCCACGAGGCCGGATACGCGGCGCAGGTCGCGCCGGGTGCGGTCCGGACGCTCGTCTGGACGTTCGCGAACGAAGGCGAATTCGCGTTCGCCTGCCTGATTCCGGGCCACTACGAGGCCGGAATGAACGGTCGTCTGACCGTCGAATGA
- a CDS encoding cytochrome c: MRRLLWGVAAAGILAGGAVLAVIAWPVGAMPRPIELAGDPDRGAYLARASGCIACHSDFERGGAPLAGGVALTTEFGTIRSPNVTPGPAGIGDWDVEDFARAVRQGVSPEGEPYYPAFPYPFYAGFSDQDVADLWAAFQTVPASDAASVPPDMRFPFDQRWGLKLWRALYQHPPFVEPVAGRDAVWNRGRELVEGAAHCAACHTPRNALGGRDLSARYAGNDDLPGGEGAPAIDAISLAANGWDANALAYALRSGITPEGDVFGGGMGEVVMQGTSWLTDDDLRAMATYLMDPDP; the protein is encoded by the coding sequence ATGCGCCGCCTTTTATGGGGCGTGGCCGCCGCCGGCATCCTGGCCGGCGGCGCGGTCCTCGCCGTGATCGCCTGGCCGGTCGGGGCCATGCCGCGCCCGATCGAGCTGGCGGGCGACCCCGATCGGGGTGCCTATCTGGCCCGCGCAAGCGGTTGCATCGCCTGCCATAGCGATTTCGAGCGTGGCGGCGCGCCGCTGGCGGGCGGCGTGGCGCTGACGACGGAGTTCGGCACCATTCGCTCGCCCAACGTCACGCCCGGCCCCGCAGGCATCGGCGACTGGGACGTCGAGGACTTCGCCCGCGCCGTCCGCCAAGGCGTCTCGCCCGAGGGGGAGCCGTATTACCCGGCCTTTCCTTATCCGTTCTATGCGGGGTTCTCGGACCAGGACGTCGCCGACCTCTGGGCGGCGTTCCAGACGGTGCCTGCGTCGGACGCGGCCTCCGTCCCGCCGGACATGCGCTTCCCCTTCGATCAGCGATGGGGGCTGAAGCTGTGGCGCGCGCTCTATCAGCATCCGCCCTTCGTCGAGCCGGTCGCGGGCCGGGACGCCGTCTGGAACCGGGGCCGGGAGCTGGTCGAGGGGGCCGCCCATTGCGCCGCCTGCCACACGCCGCGCAATGCGCTCGGCGGGCGCGACCTTTCGGCGCGCTACGCGGGCAATGACGACCTGCCCGGCGGCGAAGGCGCCCCGGCCATCGACGCGATCAGCCTGGCGGCGAACGGCTGGGACGCGAACGCGCTGGCCTATGCGCTGCGCTCCGGCATCACGCCGGAAGGCGACGTCTTCGGCGGCGGCATGGGCGAGGTGGTGATGCAGGGCACGTCCTGGCTGACCGACGACGATCTGCGGGCCATGGCGACCTACCTGATGGACCCCGATCCGTGA
- a CDS encoding copper-binding protein, whose product MKRLIPLLAALALTSAPALADAHFVKATVKKLDAEAGKVTLIHEELTNLDMPAMTMVFVLAEPAMAERLAEGTAVEFAVDRVNGKLTVTELR is encoded by the coding sequence ATGAAACGACTGATACCCCTTCTCGCCGCGCTTGCCCTCACGTCCGCGCCGGCCTTGGCCGACGCCCATTTCGTCAAGGCAACAGTCAAGAAGCTCGACGCGGAGGCCGGCAAGGTAACGCTGATCCACGAAGAGCTGACCAATCTCGACATGCCGGCGATGACGATGGTCTTCGTGCTGGCCGAACCGGCCATGGCCGAACGGCTCGCCGAAGGCACCGCCGTCGAGTTCGCGGTCGACCGCGTGAACGGCAAACTCACCGTGACCGAGCTGCGCTGA
- a CDS encoding multicopper oxidase family protein — protein MTSNLSRRGFLAAGATLVAAEAVAQTSQGAVPEAPVAGGAATAVPPLPVQGRPYNPVVTLNGWSLPFRMNGNVKEFHLIAEPVEREMADGMVARLWGYNGQSTGPTIEAVEGDRVRIFVTNRLPEHTTVHWHGLILPSGMDGVAGLSQKAIPPGKTYAYEFDLVKSGTFMYHPHGDEMVQMAMGMMGLFIVHPRDPAFMPVDRDFAFILAAYDIDPGSQIPRIMEMTDFNLWTWNSRIFPDIDPLVVNKGDRVRVRVGNLTMTNHPIHMHGYDFKVTCTDGGWVPPEAAWPEVSIDIPVGGMRAYEFDAVHEGDWAIHCHKSHHTMNAMGHDIPTFIGARKDRLTQMIRREQPEYMPMGTAGMADMAEMSMELPANTVPMMAGWGPHGPLEMGGMFSVVKVREGIAPDDYADPGWYENPPGTEAQEWTGDLPDPVRQDSARTVLTPPPAMRD, from the coding sequence ATGACTTCGAATCTCAGCCGCCGGGGGTTCCTCGCCGCCGGCGCTACCCTGGTGGCCGCCGAAGCGGTGGCCCAGACCTCGCAGGGCGCCGTTCCCGAGGCACCCGTCGCCGGGGGCGCGGCCACGGCCGTACCGCCGTTGCCCGTGCAGGGCCGGCCGTACAACCCGGTCGTGACCCTGAACGGCTGGTCGCTGCCCTTCCGCATGAATGGCAACGTGAAGGAGTTCCATCTGATCGCCGAGCCCGTCGAGCGCGAGATGGCCGATGGCATGGTGGCCCGGCTCTGGGGCTACAACGGCCAATCGACCGGCCCGACCATCGAGGCGGTGGAAGGCGACCGGGTGCGCATCTTCGTCACCAACCGCCTGCCCGAGCACACGACTGTCCACTGGCACGGCCTGATCCTTCCCTCGGGCATGGACGGGGTGGCGGGCCTGAGCCAGAAGGCGATCCCGCCAGGCAAGACCTACGCCTACGAGTTCGACCTCGTGAAGTCCGGCACCTTCATGTACCACCCCCACGGCGACGAGATGGTCCAGATGGCCATGGGCATGATGGGCCTGTTCATCGTCCATCCGCGCGACCCGGCCTTCATGCCCGTGGACCGCGACTTCGCGTTCATCCTGGCTGCCTACGACATCGACCCCGGAAGCCAGATCCCCCGCATCATGGAGATGACGGACTTCAACCTCTGGACGTGGAACAGCCGGATCTTTCCGGACATCGATCCTCTGGTCGTGAACAAGGGCGACCGGGTGCGGGTGCGGGTGGGCAACCTGACGATGACGAACCACCCGATCCACATGCACGGCTACGACTTCAAGGTGACCTGCACCGACGGCGGCTGGGTCCCGCCCGAGGCGGCCTGGCCCGAGGTGTCGATCGACATCCCCGTGGGCGGCATGCGCGCCTACGAGTTCGACGCCGTGCACGAAGGCGATTGGGCGATCCACTGCCACAAGTCGCACCACACGATGAACGCGATGGGCCACGACATCCCCACCTTCATCGGCGCGCGCAAGGACCGCCTGACGCAGATGATCCGCCGCGAGCAGCCGGAATACATGCCGATGGGAACCGCCGGCATGGCCGACATGGCCGAGATGAGCATGGAGCTGCCCGCCAACACGGTGCCGATGATGGCGGGCTGGGGCCCGCACGGGCCGCTGGAGATGGGCGGCATGTTCTCGGTGGTGAAGGTCCGCGAAGGGATCGCGCCCGACGATTACGCCGATCCCGGCTGGTACGAGAACCCGCCGGGCACAGAGGCACAGGAATGGACGGGCGACCTGCCCGACCCGGTCCGGCAGGACAGCGCCCGGACCGTGCTGACACCGCCCCCGGCGATGCGCGACTGA
- a CDS encoding cytochrome c: MKTKITLLALAGSLAAAAAVAHTGATGVVLERMQAMSEMAKGVKAVAPMMRGATDYDPAAVRDFAAMVESHSGETMVSLFEEGTGGMPSKTKPEVWSDAEGFAALAEELAVRARGLALAAENAPGGAAAGGGGASMMGGGGMMGGGAAMGGSGGGSMMGGGSMMGGGGGMMTAEAIGAMPADRAFAMVGQTCAACHTGYRAGDD; this comes from the coding sequence ATGAAAACGAAGATCACCCTTCTGGCGCTGGCCGGAAGCTTGGCCGCGGCTGCGGCTGTCGCCCATACCGGCGCCACCGGCGTCGTGCTCGAACGCATGCAAGCGATGTCGGAAATGGCCAAAGGCGTGAAGGCCGTGGCGCCGATGATGCGCGGCGCGACCGACTACGACCCGGCGGCCGTGCGCGACTTCGCCGCAATGGTCGAGAGCCATTCGGGCGAGACGATGGTCAGCCTCTTCGAGGAGGGCACCGGCGGCATGCCGTCGAAGACCAAGCCGGAGGTCTGGTCCGACGCGGAAGGCTTCGCCGCGCTGGCCGAGGAGTTGGCCGTGCGCGCCCGGGGCCTGGCGCTGGCGGCGGAGAACGCGCCAGGCGGCGCGGCTGCGGGCGGCGGCGGCGCCTCGATGATGGGCGGCGGCGGCATGATGGGCGGTGGCGCGGCCATGGGCGGCTCCGGCGGCGGGTCCATGATGGGTGGCGGGTCCATGATGGGCGGCGGCGGCGGCATGATGACCGCCGAGGCGATCGGCGCGATGCCGGCCGACCGGGCCTTCGCCATGGTCGGCCAGACCTGCGCGGCCTGCCACACCGGCTACCGGGCCGGGGACGACTGA
- a CDS encoding cupredoxin family protein — MTRLTILTTLLVSLSMPALAAGTGEHGHDDEMAAGRPGKAAEATRAVEMTMRELDTGEMVFEPGDLSFAEGETVRFVITNAGMSTHEFVLDSLEKNAEHKALMERFPEMEHDDPNAVRLEPGESSEIVWTFSKAGGFEFACLLPGHYESGMHGPVSVN, encoded by the coding sequence ATGACCAGACTTACGATCCTGACGACCCTGCTGGTGTCGCTCAGCATGCCCGCCCTCGCCGCAGGCACCGGCGAGCACGGGCATGACGACGAAATGGCGGCCGGTCGTCCCGGCAAAGCCGCCGAAGCGACACGCGCCGTCGAGATGACGATGCGCGAGCTGGACACCGGCGAGATGGTGTTCGAGCCGGGCGACCTGTCCTTCGCGGAAGGCGAGACCGTCCGCTTCGTCATCACCAATGCCGGGATGTCGACGCATGAATTCGTGCTCGACAGCCTGGAGAAGAATGCCGAGCACAAGGCGCTGATGGAGCGCTTCCCCGAAATGGAGCACGACGACCCGAACGCCGTGCGCCTCGAGCCGGGCGAGAGCTCCGAAATCGTCTGGACCTTCTCGAAGGCCGGCGGCTTCGAGTTCGCCTGCCTGCTGCCCGGCCATTACGAGTCCGGCATGCACGGCCCCGTTTCCGTCAACTAG